The following DNA comes from Camelina sativa cultivar DH55 chromosome 14, Cs, whole genome shotgun sequence.
tttttatttttaacaaattcaactaatcagaaacaatactacataatataaaatactaaactaatctaaaagttgcatagaaacttgaaaacatcatatattatgaaacaaaaaacttctctaaaacattttatattttgaaacggatagAGTATTAATGGTGCAGCGTAATTGTTAGAAACCTTGTGCTCGTTGATTCCTCCGAATAGCCGAACAGAAGGGGGGGTCTTGTTGTTCATTGATTCAAAGAATAATCGAACAAAAGACAATCTCTTGAATCGTTGATTCAAAGAATAGCCGATTaacaagagataaaagaaaagctcaaagctttaaaatattattcaataaaAGTCTCCCTCTCCAATGAAGCTTAGAGGCTACTTATACATCGAAAGCAGAGGAACCCTAGGTTGTAAACCGACTAAGAAGTAGTTCAAAGCAAAACGTAGAGCCCAAGAATCATAAACGTAAATAAAGCCcaacaagaaaaggaaataaaagaagaaagcataAGATGCGCTGCATCAGGACCCTCCAGGTAGAGAAAGATTCGCCTCTGAATCTGGCTCGTCGTTGGCTCCACGAAACTTCGAGAGATACTTGACGTTAAACACATTGGAAGTCTTCATATGAGGAGGCAATTGAAGGCGATAAGCATTGTCGTTGATACGCTCTAACACCGCCACCGGGCCAATTTTGCGAGACCAGAGCTTATTATATTCATGCGAAGGCATGCGATCCTTAGTAAGAACAACCCATACTTGATCACCTGGTTGAAAAACTAACTCCCTACGCTTGATGTCGGCTTTGTCCTTGTACCGTTGGGAAGAAAGTTCCAAATGATCACGAGCCTGCTGATGCGTGGTCTTCAAGGAATCCACAAACTCTACCGCACGTCCACGCATACGTCGAGGATCCGGAACTGCTGCCAACTCCAATGGTCTCCGCGGTAACAAGCTGTAAACAATCTCAAAAGGACTAAAACCAGAGCTACGGTTAGCTGCATGATTATGTGCAAACTCGGCTTGACACAAACGAGATTCCCACCAACATATATTGTCACTAACCAAACAACACAGCATATTCCCCAACAAACGGTTGGTTACCTCCGTCTGACCATCCGTCTGCGGGTGGTACGCCGTACTCATGTCCAGACTTGTATGTAACAATTTCCACAAAGATCTCCAAAAATGACTTAAGAACCGTGTATCTCGATCAGAGACAATGGAAGTAGGCAATCCATGTAAACGGTATATCTCCTGAAAGAAAAGCTGAGCAACACGTACCGCATCCGTAGTACGCTTACAAGGTACAAAATGCGCCATCTTAGAAAACCGATCAACGACCACAAAAATAGAGTCATTACTTCGTTTGAGTCCTAGGAAGGCCCAAAATAAAATCCATACTTACGTCCGTCCAAGGTTGAGTAGGAACTGGGAAAGGAAGGTAGAGACCCGCATTCGAGGTTGTTCCTTTAGCAAGCTGACAAGCACGACAACGTTCAACAAATCGTTCCACATCACGGCGTAAAGTAGGCCAATAGTAGGATGAGGACACAAGCTGGAGTGTCCAATCCCGACCAACATGCCCCTCCGCATGCAACTCCTCGATCATCTTTAAACGCAAGCTACAATCGGGAACACAAAGTTGAACCCCACGGAAAAGAAACCCATCTGCCAGAGTAAAGTCAGTTCGTATGCCATTCTTGACGTCAGCCAAAATAGCACTAAAAAAAGGGTCGGTGTCATAAAGTTCCGAGAAGGAGGCAAAGCCCGGAACAACCACATGCAACGTGGTTAACAATGTATATCGACAATTCAAAGCATCGGCCACACGATTTAACTTGCCCGCCTTGTGACGAATAGAAAACGTAATACGCAATCCAAGAAGCATGACGAGAAGAGACCTTAACTTGACTCTCAAGATGTTTAAGGGCATCATGATCGGTGAACAAAATAAACTCTCGATGCACAAGATAATGCCGCCAATGCTTGATTGTTTGAACCACCGCGTAGAACTCCACATCGTACATACTATAACGACTTCGAGCACCTGACAATTTCTCACTAAAGTAGGCCACGGGACGAGACTGTTGACTTAGAACAGCACCGATGCCCAATTTAGAAGCATCAACAATGGAGTTCAAATGGCATTTCAAAATCAGGAAGAATCAAAATTGGAGCAGAAGTCAACTTGTGTTTGATCAAGTCAAACACATCTTTTGCTGCCGTCGACCACATAAACCCAAGAATCATAAACGTAAATAAAGCCCAAcgagaaaaggaaataaaagaagaaagcataAGATGCGCTGCATcaattaatttgtaaatattaCGAGGTTTGAAGCACTATCTAAGATagcatatatagattttttcGCTTATGTTATTATTGCTACTTTTTATAATCGCCTTTCTTGTTGTACTTTCATTGATGGTGTTCGCGTTTTCTGCTTTTCTACGTGTGccattatttaatttgtaactaTGTATACGTCGCTTACTAGCTTTTTCACCTGTGAAGCCCACAcgaacatattattttattttcatatatatttttagaaaaactaGCTTAAGGAGCATATGATTTTTAAAGACTCTTAAAGACTCGGAACTGATTTCTAACCAACCATCAAATTAAGGAGTTTAAGATATATTCTCGACCATAGACCCATAGTTATACGTACTAATCAAGCTACCTACCTATCTACCTCGAAGACTATGCTAAGCTAAAAGGATGAATCGTCCCAGTTATAATTAGGCTCTCATTTGTCATTAAGCTTTATTAGTTTTTTGATTTCACACTAGTCATTAAGCATTGAACATTTATAGGCAACTTTCATTAAATGCATACTCAGCTAAATCCGGTACTAACAAGGGTGTGATATGAgtgtaaaaatttataaattaatacaagACAAACAAAAGATCCCAAAATAAACACTTTGAAGAGAAAGGTGACTGAATACTAAAAAAGCAAAATGACATCTGCACATCATGCAACCAtttgaagaataaataaaagagttttGCAATATTAGATTAGCGAcagaataaaaatgtaaagatCCTATACTGCGTAGACTCAAGGGTGTGAACCAGAGACCACCACGTTCTCgaataaaacacacacatactctccttatatatatgatctaatTTAATGATCAAGAACTTAATTTCTCATACGAAGTTAATTAttcacatacacacacacactcacaaTAGACTTGAGTTGACAGAAATGGAATCTCTATTGTGTccgaggaagatgaagagagtgATGATGCTGATAGTAACATTGACGTGGCTCCGTGGCACGTGCGGGGAGCTGCTCGATGACCAGCTATTCGAAGTGGGAAAGCTTAAGATGTTCGTCGACGACCTGCCAGATATGCCTAGACTCCATGGATTTAACTCTGTTCATGGCATCCTCAAACCCACTTCTCTTCAAATCGGCATGTTCTCCACTAAATGGGTATTCTTCTTTCCTTCATTCCATTTTTCCCCCCAAAGAATCAGATTCTTCTAGATTGGTGAGAATAATCGTACTTCACTTTGTTTACGTCGTTGGAAAGAAATGATGAGATACGTCTATACGTTTTTACTCTTGACCTCACTTTATTTAGTCCTCTTGGTAATAAAAGACATAACGAGCTTCGGCCTATATACTCTCCTAGGCTCAGTTACAAATGTCTTTTATTAATAGTAGTACTACATAGTAGTAATTAGCACACTTGTAACGATTAATTACTAAAACAGAGTATGATAGATAACTAAACAAATTTATGGTGTGACAGAAATTTCATAGAGATTTGCCAGCGACACAAGTGTTCGCATACGGTACATCACGTAGCAAGGCAACAGTTCCTGGTCCGACGATCGAAGCCGTGTACGGAGTAGACACATACGTTACGTGGCGAAACCACCTTCCTACATCTCACATTCTTCCTTGGGATCCCACAATCTCTCCTGCGACCGCGAAACACGGTGGAATCCCTACGGTGGTTCACTTACACGGCGGAATCCACGAACCAGGCAGTGATGGAAACGCTGATGCGTGGTTCACTGCCGGTTTCAAAGAGACTGGACCAAAATGGACGAAAACGACGTTGCATTACGAGAACATGCAACAACCTGGTAACATGTGGTACCACGACCATGCCATGGGTTTGACCCGAATCAACAACCTCGCCGGTATGGTAGGCGCTTACGTTCTTCGCCACCATGCCGTCGAATCTTCTTTTCGGCTACCCACCGGAGATGAATTTGACCGGCCGTTGATCGTTTTTGACCGGAGCTTTCGTAAAGACGGGTCAATATACATGAACGCAACTGGGAACAACCCATCGATTCACCCGCAATGGCAACCTGAATATTTTGGCGATGTGATCATCGTCAATGGAAAAGCGTGGCCGCGACTAAACGTCCGACGTAGGAAATACAGATTCCGCATCATAAACGCAAGCAACGCAAGAttcttcaaattcttcttctccaacggTTTAGATTTCATCGTGGTAGGTTCTGATTCTGCGTATCTCTCGAAACCGGTAGTGACCAAATGGATTCTCTTATCTCCGTCAGAAATCGCAGACGTCATCGTTGATTTCTCGATATCGCCGTCGAGGACGGTGGTGCTCGCTAATGATGCGCCTTATCCTTACCCTAGCGGTGATCCcgtcaacaaagaaaacagcAAGGTAATGAAATTTATCGTCAAAACTGAACCAGAGGATGACACAAGTACAATTCCCAAGAGGCTTATCGATTACTCGGCTGCTGATGTGTCAAACGCTGTCCTCACGCGTTACATCTCTATGTACGAGTACGTGAGCGACTCTGATGAGCCAACTCATTTGTTCGTCAACGGCTTGCCCTATGACGCTCCCGTCACGGAAACTCCAAAAATAGGAACCACCGAGGTACGTTGTGTTTATTAACGGTCTAATACGTAACTgattacaaaaattttaatgataCAAAAAGTGAAACTAATCAGGTGTGGGAAGTGATAAATTTGACCGAGGATAACCATCCGTTACACATTCATCTCGGACTTTTCACAGTGGTTGAGCAAACGGAGTTACTGGCGGCAGGATTGGAGGAGTTCAAGGAGTGTATGACGAAACACAACGACGCCGTCAAGTGCAAGATTAGTAAATACGCACGAGGGAAAAAGACTGCGGTAACGGCGCACGAGAGAGGCTTTAAGAACGTGTTCAAGATGATGCCGGGACATGTGACGAGGATACTCGTACGCTTTTCTTATATCCACACTAACGCATCTTACCCTTTTGATGCCACTCAGGAACCCGGCTACATCTACCATTGTCACGTAAGTAGAATTTTAGAACATTTTGAAATTGGTAAACGTTATTACATTTATCTTTTCAAatgaacataaatatttttacattgCAGATACTGGACCATGAGGACAATATGATGATGAGGCCGCTTAAGGTCATTAATTGATATgtattcaataaaaaaagaacaatcggatattttaatatgttacacattgagaATGTAATATAATCTCTACATTATTAATCCATAGCAATAATTAATTAgttctattttctaaaaattagtACTGGCTATGTTGAAAGAACCATTCTTTCCTGAATTTGTTCCACTTATGAATCCAAATTCAGAAATAATAAGAATTTTCTAAATTGATTACGTTGAGTTCTAGATACTTGATAAGCCTTTATTTTAAACCAAGTTAAAACGCATAAggaaaacattataaaaaaaaagttggagaaAAAGTTTGTATAAACCTACTATAGTTGTTATTATCATCGACtaagagaaaaacaaacacaaagagaACGCTAACATTATAATGAGAGAGGATCAAATTACTCACCAATCATTTTCTTTTAcaccaatcaaaacaaaaaaaatcaccagGTGAAACTGATAGATTCAAATTGAAGATTCTCAGCCGAACCAAAGGAACAAATATTTGCAACCTCTTCTCTCATCTTTCTTGGACCACAAACAAGAACTCCGATGCTTGAACCATTTAAACCAACTAGGAGCTCTGCTTTCACACAATGAACAGCATGAGAACTTAGAAAAAGTAATATACTCTACAAGTCTAATACATGTATGAAAATGTTATGCATAATCTATAAGTAGACTTACTCTCAAGATTAGGTCTTTCTCCATAGTGAATATTGGTGACTTCCGATAGCAATTGATCTGGCGAGGTCTCGATCATCAATGGAGAAAATGCGTCATcgttttcatctttttccttataataattttttttgttacataacATAGCGACCGTAGACGTAGACACCACGCTAATGGAGATTGCTAGAAGGTAAATGAGAGATTTGTAAGCCGCAGTGTACTTTTTCGAGCTTTGATCGATTGCATAAATGTGATATCTTGTGATGAttgcgatgatgatgataaagatcatgaatgaagaagagaggatgGTGGCGAGCCATAGCCAGGAGTTGGATCCGAGGATTGGTGAGATGGGTTGATCTGAGACATATGGTttgaaatctagggttttgatgaTGTTCATATTGCAAGTTGATTCTTTCTCTCGGGTGACGAAGGCTTTGATCTGGATATCTACAAAGGAGGGGATCTCTGTGGAGATTGGTAAGATTAGGTTGAGCATGGAGAGGTCGGAAGAAGTCTTGAAAGCGCAANATCTGGCGAGGTCTCGATCATCAATGGAGAAAATGCGTCATcgttttcatctttttccttataataattttttttgttacataacATAGCGACCGTAGACGTAGACACCACGCTAATGGAGATTGCTAGAAGGTAAATGAGAGATTTGTAAGCCGCAGTGTACTTTTTCGAGCTTTGATCGATTGCATAAATGTGATATCTTGTGATGAttgcgatgatgatgataaagatcatgaatgaagaagagaggatgGTGGCGAGCCATAGCCAGGAGTTGGATCCGAGGATTGGTGAGATGGGTTGATCTGAGACATATGGTttgaaatctagggttttgatgaTGTTCATATTGCAAGTTGATTCTTTCTCTCGGGTGACGAAGGCTTTGATCTGGATATCTACAAAGGAGGGGATCTCTGTGGAGATTGGTAAGATTAGGTTGAGCATGGAGAGGTCGGAAGAAGTCTTGAAAGCGCAAATTAAGGTCATCTTTGGGATTTTACAAGTGTTCGTTGAGCTCATGTAGAGTAGATCGCGGATTATGGAGATGAACGGTGTAATCCCACTACCTCCACTCACCATCACAAGAGTATCATGTCTGCGAATAAAACATAAGACAGAGCATGTTACTTGTGTTGCAAGGGATCGAATGTTGAACTTCTCGGTTTCGGATTTAGGTTAATTACCGTAGGTAATCAGTGGAAGCGGGGCCGTAGGGTCCCTCGACGGAAACAGCAAGGTGGTCGAtctgatcagaagaagaaagcataTGGTAAAGCTTAGTGGACCATTTGCCTTGGCACTTGATCATAACACTTAGCGTCTTTGGTTCGAGTTTGCTACTAGAAGTTATCGTAAATGGATGCCACTGCAGCTTCGAAATACTCGGTATGTTCACGAACAATATACTCGTCGGACTATACATCAGCACTGTATCAACATGTTTAGCATATGATTCTTGAATAGATAATCActtgaagaagacaaaacagagGGATTGCTAGTTAAAACTCACTAGGGTTTTTGGAGAAATTGAGCTCGACGGTTTCACAAGGAAGAACACGCGCGGAGACAAGCTTGACGTTGTTGCGTGACTGGAGAAATCTCAAGAAACGATCGACGATGAAGATGTAGAAACCGGGAAATGAGATCAACGCGTAAGAGATGCCAAcgtggaagacaaagaagagcATGAAGACCATGTAGAGATAATGAGTGTAGAAGAAGACTTCGAAGTATCTCCTTCTAATCGCCGGGAATGTGGTGGTCCACATCACAAGTCCGGCCACCAGAGCTATCTCTCCGGCTAAATGCGAGATACCGGTCCTATCCCACTCCAACATCTATTCACACGAACAGATAAGGGTTAGCACTTAGCAGCACTGAGCATTAAAATGAACAAATTTACTTTCAATCAAACTGGTTAATTAACTATTTTGCCAAACTTATAATAACCCATATAGACTAACCTGAGAGACTTGATTTGTGGATATCCAGtagagacaaaaacaaagacCGTGGCTGGTCAATAAGGTCATGACTAAGTTACCGAGCCATATATGGTACTTGATGCTTGACTCCGACGTAAGCCCAACTGCAGCCAGCAACGATGACCCACGCGCCACCGGATAGAACAAGAACCCCAAGCATATGTTCCCTGTTAGACCTAACCTTACTGCTATTGCATTCAGTCTCGCTTGCCATCTTTTGAAGTTTCgccatatataaaaaaaaaNNNNNNNNNNNNNNNNNNNNNNNNNNNNNNNNNNNNNNNNNNNNNNNNNNNNNNNNNNNNNNNNNNNNNNNNNNNNNNNNNNNNNNNNNNNNNNNNNNNNNNNNNNNNNNNNNNNNNNNNNNNNNNNNNNNNNNNNNNNNNNNNNNNNNNNNNNNNNNNNNNNNNNNNNNNNNNNNNNNNNNNNNNNNNNNNNNNNNNNNNNNNNNNNNNNNNNNNNNNNNNNNNNNNNNNNNNNNNNNNNNNNNNNNNNNNNNNNNNNNNNNNNNNNNNNNNNNNNNNNNNNNNNNNNNNNNNNNNNNNNNNNNNNNNNNNNNNNNNNNNNNNNNNNNNNNNNNNNNNNNNNNNNNNNNNNNNNNNNNNNNNNNNNNNNNNNNNNNNNNNNNNNNNNNNNNNNNNNNNNNNNNNNNNNNNNNNNNNNNNNNNNNNNNNNNNNNNNNNNNNNNNNNNNNNNNNNNNNNNNNNNNNNNNNNNNNNNNNNNNNNNNNNNNNNNNNNNNNNNNNNNNNNNNNNNNNNNNNNNNNNNNNNNNNNNNNNNNNNNNNNNNNNNNNNNNNNNNNNNNNNNNNNNNNNNNNNNNNNNNNNNNNNNNNNNNNNNNNNNNNNNNNNNNNNNNNNNNNNNNNNNNNNNNNNNNNNNNNNNNNNNNNNNNNNNNNNNNNNNNNNNNNNNNNNNNNNNNNNNNNNNNNNNNNNNNNNNNNNNNNNNNNNNNNNNNNNNNNNNNNNNNNNNNNNNNNNNNNNNNNNNNNNNNNNNNNNNNNNNNNNNNNNNNNNNNNNNNNNNNNNNNNNNNNNNNNNNNNNNNNNNNNNNNNNNNNNNNNNNNNNNNNNNNNNNNNNNNNNNNNNNNNNNNNNNNNNNNNNNNNNNNNNNNNNNNNNNNNNNNNNNNNNNNNNNNNNNNNNNNNNNNNNNNNNNNNNNNNNNNNNNNNNNNNNNNNNNNNNNNNNNNNNNNNNNNNNNNNNNNNNNNNNNNNNNNNNNNNNNNNNNNNNNNNNNNNNNNNNNNNNNNNNNNNNNNNNNNNNNNNNNNNNNNNNNNNNNNNNNNNNAAGAAGAGCATGAAGACCATGTAGAGATAATGAGTGTAGAAGAAGACTTCGAAGTATCTCCTTCTAATCGCCGGGAATGTGGTGGTCCACATCACAAGTCCGGCCACCAGAGCTATCTCTCCGGCTAAATGCGAGATACCGGTCCTATCCCACTCCAACATCTATTCACACGAACAGATAAGGGTTAGCACTTAGCAGCACTGAGCATTAAAATGAACAAATTTACTTTCAATCAAACTGGTTAATTAACTATTTTGCCAAACTTATAATAACCCATATAGACTAACCTGAGAGACTTGATTTGTGGATATCCAGtagagacaaaaacaaagacCGTGGCTGGTCAATAAGGTCATGACTAAGTTACCGAGCCATATATGGTACTTGATGCTTGACTCCGACGTAAGCCCAACTGCAGCCAGCAACGATGACCCACGCGCCACCGGATAGAACAAGAACCCCAAGCATATGTTCCCTGTTAGACCTAACCTTACTGCTATTGCATTCAGTCTCGCTTGCCATCTTTTGAAGTTTCgccatatataaaaaaaaacacgtaagagtcaactattttttattaagagTTTTAACCATTTTTAAATGTCATTTTGTATTGAAATATAcgaaaaaaacatatcaaataatttgtttataaaaagcCCAATTGTTAAAGATATACTGATATACGTATATATCTGATATGAATCAGTTAtgctattattttctttatttatccATCCCTGCAATGCAAATAGGCAttcaactaaataaataatccAAAGTGTTAACATAcatgattattatatataaactatatggTGTATGTATATTTCGCGGTAAATACAAACACAAACgttaatggcaaaaaaaaaaaaaacaaataatacataAACTTACAAGTTATCTCCATCGGTTGGAATTGATTGAGGAGTGATGGTGGCAAAGGTAAAGTAAAAGTAATTGGCTAAGCTCCAAAGAAGAAGAGCCAAGAACATCGTCAAGAACATAACCTCAGTCACTGTCACTATTCCTAATCCCTTCACCAACATTGGTTTTTTCAATGCACCAaacttgtttctcttcttcctctccactccacttttttaattaacagaaaagaaaaaaaaatgatataaaaagcGGTTCATTAGATTATAATCAGTTGGTAGTTTAAGTGTTTAATTACCTATTTAATTGGTTAACTGTCGTTTGTTTCTTCAAGTGAAGGTAAATCGATCCAAGAAAAGCCAATAGAATCATTGGAAACATGTAAACCAGAAGGTTTACTCCTAATAATAGAAAATGATATTTGTTATcaataaactaatttaaaaaacgTAGATTAGATCTATGACGACTTTTCAAGAAAAGTGATTTAAAATACCTGGTCTCCCGAAATAAATCGATTCGCCGAGCTTGGCACGCATGGATTTCAACCAGATTTTCTTGTAAGTAGACGTTGGCATCATGATCCAAATCACCATAGAACCAATCAAAATCACCATAGTTAAGAGCTTAATCACATTCTTAATCATTTCCTTGTTCATTTCTCCTAATACCATATTATACAAGAGATGAAACTACACTTTTatcaacaaagaaaagagagagatggaattgcaagaaaataagaacaaaataaagcGAAACGAACTTTTTAATGGATATGTCTGAGTTTGTTTAGATTTTCTGACAAGGGATGGAAAGCTTCTGTGACCACGCGCCACCACGAGCGAACCACGCGCCACCATGAGCCAACCACGTTAGATATCAAGAATGGCTTGTGGTTCCCACTTCCTCGTTCCTTCGCCATTCCACAACCTAAACTCGTCTCTCTCTACACcgttaatgaataaaataatttaattgatgAATAGGCAATTTCCTTAAAACGTTCTGATTTTGACTTTTCTCATACCACATCATCCAAAACAAAAGGACCAATGAGAACATCAAAACACACCACGTCACAATAAGTTTTcataagataagaaaaaaatccgCCAAAAAAGGAAATGTGCCGTGGCATTGCAAGTCATACAGGTAACGTAGCGAAGCATGCAACAAGGTTCATGCCTACATTACAGAGCATTTTATGCACTAAAGCAAGCGCAAAATTAGGTTAGGCATTGGCGTAGACCTGAAAATTTACCTACCACTAATTGAACTCTAAATATCTGCTATATATGTGTGTTGTGTCCTTCCCTAAATTTAACTTGTCGTATTGAGAAGAAGGAGGATGTAAATCTCTTATTGGGTTTACTGACTTGACTCCAAGTTTGCTAAGTTCAAAGATTGTTTTCTAAGTTTGAAGTTTCCcggaaatatgtttttttttttgggttaactTTCGATAACTCATCTCAATGTAAAGAGTTAATTGTCGAGATGAGATGAATAATCGAGAGATTTTGTGACAGTAACATTTATGACTATACTTAGCAAGCAATTTTAAATTCCATGTGCTAACAACACCGTGCATATATGTGTCTCACAGAACTATAGCTTACAACGACATATgatatgaaaatgtaaaatctcAAAGTACAAAGGCCTTCTTACTTCAACtgaaaacaaatgtaaaagaCCAAATCCACCACACTTTTTTAACCTAAGAAAATTTATGATAGTCTCTTGAGACCCCGGACCAGactataataatagtaatataccGCTGGGCTCAATTATCTCAGACGGGATCGAACTGGCAGTGCAAGGTTCAAATTCCTTTGGAAGCTAACCGAAGTAGTGTCACCACCAGCCCATCGAGATACACTTAATTAGTTGAAGCATTAAGCATACATTTTCAACAATTCCACGAATTCAACTGTTTAAATTCTCAATCTTAAATATATACtagctaattaagaaaacaaaatgaagtaaaaatcaacatctctctttttattgCACAAAATAATTCTACGTATTTTAAAATACACGaatgtaaatattaaatatacataatatagTTGATGTACTAATTGTCAAGTAGGGTCTATTGCAACTTGTGAAGTGTTATCATTGGCTGGCTTTGGGTTATCTATGTGTCTGGAGCAgagatattttcattttattaaatgtttctTGTTGTCATTTGTCAGTTGTTCACTACTCTCCTTGATTTGTTATAGACATATATTATCAGGGTACGGTTTTTATTATTGCGTTTAATACGGTTCAGTACTACGGCGTAAGTTGGGTGTCCTCGTTCACTCTCGCCTAGTCACGGATATGGGTCAGTTTGAGGTGAGTCTCTTTGTGATCTCCACTTTGATTCTGGAAAACCAATAATTGGAGAGAATTCCCTAATTCTAAAACCCCATACCATGTAATTATCACAAGTCGATTGCACCGAAGAGAGCTAGAAGAACCACAATCACTTTGGATTTTGATGGTTCCACCAACTTGGTGGTGATATCCCTATCTCCTAATGGTACGAGCTTATAGTAACTAATTAGGTTTTGATTTCAGAGAGGCTTTAATATCATCTAAGTTAGAACCACCATTTAGTGTACTGATCATTGACTCGACTCTTATATACACACGTACACGACAACATGCAGTAATTAACACCAagtatatttagttaatttgttctaaaaaataGCAAAACCTAGCTAGCTAGTACTATATCTATTGCCAAAAAGAATACAAAACGGAATAAATTGTTAAAACAAATTCACAGAAACCGTAGAAGAACATATa
Coding sequences within:
- the LOC104741015 gene encoding multicopper oxidase LPR1-like → MIKNLISHTKLIIHIHTHTHNRLELTEMESLLCPRKMKRVMMLIVTLTWLRGTCGELLDDQLFEVGKLKMFVDDLPDMPRLHGFNSVHGILKPTSLQIGMFSTKWKFHRDLPATQVFAYGTSRSKATVPGPTIEAVYGVDTYVTWRNHLPTSHILPWDPTISPATAKHGGIPTVVHLHGGIHEPGSDGNADAWFTAGFKETGPKWTKTTLHYENMQQPGNMWYHDHAMGLTRINNLAGMVGAYVLRHHAVESSFRLPTGDEFDRPLIVFDRSFRKDGSIYMNATGNNPSIHPQWQPEYFGDVIIVNGKAWPRLNVRRRKYRFRIINASNARFFKFFFSNGLDFIVVGSDSAYLSKPVVTKWILLSPSEIADVIVDFSISPSRTVVLANDAPYPYPSGDPVNKENSKVMKFIVKTEPEDDTSTIPKRLIDYSAADVSNAVLTRYISMYEYVSDSDEPTHLFVNGLPYDAPVTETPKIGTTEVWEVINLTEDNHPLHIHLGLFTVVEQTELLAAGLEEFKECMTKHNDAVKCKISKYARGKKTAVTAHERGFKNVFKMMPGHVTRILVRFSYIHTNASYPFDATQEPGYIYHCHILDHEDNMMMRPLKVIN
- the LOC104741016 gene encoding ferric reduction oxidase 3, mitochondrial, producing MVARGSLVVARGHRSFPSLVRKSKQTQTYPLKREMNKEMIKNVIKLLTMVILIGSMVIWIMMPTSTYKKIWLKSMRAKLGESIYFGRPGVNLLVYMFPMILLAFLGSIYLHLKKQTTVNQLNSGVERKKRNKFGALKKPMLVKGLGIVTVTEVMFLTMFLALLLWSLANYFYFTFATITPQSIPTDGDNLWQARLNAIAVRLGLTGNICLGFLFYPVARGSSLLAAVGLTSESSIKYHIWLGNLVMTLLTSHGLCFCLYWISTNQVSQMLEWDRTGISHLAGEIALVAGLVMWTTTFPAIRRRYFEVFFYTHYLYMVFMLFFVFHVGISYALISFPGFYIFIVDRFLRFLQSRNNVKLVSARVLPCETVELNFSKNPMLMYSPTSILFVNIPSISKLQWHPFTITSSSKLEPKTLSVMIKCQGKWSTKLYHMLSSSDQIDHLAVSVEGPYGPASTDYLRHDTLVMVSGGSGITPFISIIRDLLYMSSTNTCKIPKMTLICAFKTSSDLSMLNLILPISTEIPSFVDIQIKAFVTREKESTCNMNIIKTLDFKPYVSDQPISPILGSNSWLWLATILSSSFMIFIIIIAIITRYHIYAIDQSSKKYTAAYKSLIYLLAISISVVSTSTVAMLCNKKNYYKEKDENDDAFSPLMIETSPDQLLSEVTNIHYGERPNLEKLLVGLNGSSIGVLVCGPRKMREEVANICSFGSAENLQFESISFTW